One Streptomyces lincolnensis genomic region harbors:
- a CDS encoding STAS domain-containing protein, protein MTFLPNPCELRGLRDLPGCTTLLALPPEIDLCNAAPLFDRVMTAVDARGDRLRLLVLDLTATHFMDTQGARLVDDVRRRLRPGVRCVVAADPEGVCRRVMELTGLRRDVPVYDGLDEALAS, encoded by the coding sequence ATGACCTTCCTCCCGAATCCGTGCGAGCTGCGCGGTCTGCGTGATCTGCCCGGCTGCACCACCCTTCTCGCCCTGCCTCCCGAGATCGACCTCTGCAACGCGGCGCCGCTGTTCGACCGTGTCATGACCGCCGTGGACGCCCGCGGCGACCGGCTGCGGCTCCTGGTCCTGGACCTGACCGCCACGCACTTCATGGACACCCAGGGCGCCCGTCTCGTCGACGACGTCCGCCGCCGCCTCCGGCCCGGCGTGCGGTGCGTGGTGGCCGCGGATCCCGAGGGCGTGTGCCGCCGCGTCATGGAGCTGACCGGGCTACGGCGGGACGTGCCGGTGTACGACGGCCTGGACGAGGCCCTGGCGTCCTGA
- a CDS encoding MFS transporter: protein MTTSPQEQAPAQTPHGGHPQRWLILGVICLAQLTVLLDNTVLNVAIPSLTRELDASTADIQWMINAYSLVQSGLLLTAGSAADRYGRKKLLMAGLALFGVGSLVAGLATTSGQLIAARAGMGVGGALLITTTLAVVVQIFDDSERVKAIGLWSTVNSLGFATGPLIGGVMLDHFWWGAIFLINIPVAVIGLVAVLTMVPESKNPQGDRPDLLGALLSTIGMTGVVYAIISGPEHGWTSTTTLTSAATGLIVLAGFAAWELRIPYPMLDMHFFRNQRFTGAVAGAILVAFGMAGSLFLLTQHLQFVLGYGPLEAGLRTAPFALTIVALNLTGVSAKLLPRIGTPLTIAVGMTCLAVGLAAIALLGGDGYGGMLLGLVVMGAGVAYAMPAMANAVMSAIPPEKAGVGAGVNGTLAEFGQGLGVAVLGAVLNSRFAALVSVAASLPAALAEAGSAQERREITDAFASGLETSQLVGAGAVFLGGMVAALLLRRAERAVSV, encoded by the coding sequence ATGACAACGTCCCCCCAGGAACAGGCACCTGCCCAGACCCCGCACGGCGGCCATCCGCAGCGCTGGCTGATCCTCGGCGTCATCTGCCTCGCCCAGCTCACCGTGCTGCTCGACAACACCGTCCTGAACGTTGCGATCCCCTCGCTCACCCGCGAACTCGACGCCTCCACCGCCGACATCCAGTGGATGATCAACGCCTACTCGCTCGTGCAGTCCGGCCTGCTGCTCACCGCGGGCAGCGCCGCCGACCGCTACGGCCGCAAGAAGCTGCTGATGGCGGGGCTCGCCCTGTTCGGCGTCGGTTCGCTCGTGGCCGGTCTCGCCACCACCAGCGGCCAGCTGATCGCGGCCCGCGCCGGCATGGGCGTCGGCGGAGCGCTGCTGATCACCACCACGCTCGCCGTGGTCGTCCAGATCTTCGACGACTCCGAGCGGGTGAAGGCGATCGGCCTCTGGTCCACCGTCAACTCCCTCGGCTTCGCCACCGGCCCTCTGATCGGCGGTGTGATGCTCGACCACTTCTGGTGGGGCGCGATCTTCCTCATCAACATCCCGGTCGCGGTGATCGGCCTCGTGGCCGTCCTGACCATGGTCCCCGAGTCCAAGAACCCCCAGGGCGACCGCCCCGACCTGCTCGGCGCGCTGCTCTCCACGATCGGCATGACGGGCGTCGTCTACGCGATCATCTCCGGCCCGGAGCACGGCTGGACCTCCACGACCACGCTCACCTCCGCCGCCACAGGCCTGATCGTCCTGGCCGGCTTCGCCGCGTGGGAGCTGCGCATCCCGTACCCCATGCTCGACATGCACTTCTTCCGCAACCAGCGCTTCACCGGCGCCGTCGCGGGCGCGATCCTCGTCGCCTTCGGCATGGCCGGCTCGCTCTTCCTGCTCACCCAGCACCTCCAGTTCGTCCTCGGATACGGCCCGCTGGAGGCGGGTCTGCGCACGGCGCCCTTCGCCCTCACGATCGTCGCCCTCAACCTCACCGGCGTGAGCGCCAAGCTCCTGCCGAGGATCGGTACACCGCTGACGATCGCCGTCGGCATGACCTGCCTCGCGGTCGGCCTCGCCGCGATCGCCCTGCTCGGCGGTGACGGCTACGGCGGCATGCTGCTCGGCCTGGTCGTCATGGGCGCCGGTGTCGCCTACGCCATGCCCGCCATGGCCAACGCCGTCATGAGCGCGATCCCGCCGGAGAAGGCGGGGGTGGGCGCGGGCGTCAACGGCACGCTCGCGGAGTTCGGGCAGGGGCTCGGTGTCGCGGTGCTCGGCGCCGTCCTGAACTCCCGGTTCGCGGCCCTGGTTTCGGTGGCGGCGTCCTTGCCGGCGGCGCTGGCCGAGGCGGGGTCGGCCCAGGAGCGGCGGGAGATCACCGACGCGTTCGCCTCCGGCCTGGAGACCAGTCAGCTGGTGGGCGCGGGTGCGGTGTTCCTCGGAGGGATGGTCGCCGCCCTGTTGTTGCGGCGTGCTGAGCGGGCAGTGTCCGTCTAG
- a CDS encoding ANTAR domain-containing protein, which yields MPKRFVVAASEFPDLPLFSAGFDLAEALTVAAQQLHDTATPQSTLRTAVRLAVHLLPGADHAGISVIERPHHRRTVAWTDEVVRSAESGHTDRDRPPYWDDLWTAPVVRVKDSEADDGGRMLSDLGLRSALSLRLRADRRRLTVLTAYARKPRVFDEAATRVGRLFTAHVSLALDSATVREQLTEAMRTRDLIGQATGILMERMTMDAAEAFESLVKASQRENIKLRDLARRIVDANNAT from the coding sequence ATGCCGAAGAGGTTCGTGGTGGCTGCGTCCGAGTTTCCTGATTTGCCCCTTTTTTCTGCCGGTTTCGATCTGGCGGAAGCGCTGACGGTGGCAGCTCAGCAACTGCACGACACGGCCACTCCGCAGAGCACCCTGCGTACCGCGGTCCGCCTCGCCGTGCACCTCCTGCCCGGTGCCGACCACGCCGGTATCTCGGTGATCGAACGCCCCCACCACCGCCGTACGGTCGCCTGGACCGACGAGGTCGTGCGTTCGGCCGAGTCCGGGCACACGGACCGCGACCGGCCCCCGTACTGGGACGACCTGTGGACCGCGCCCGTCGTACGCGTGAAGGACAGCGAGGCCGACGACGGCGGGCGGATGCTGTCGGACCTGGGCCTGCGCTCGGCGCTGTCGCTGCGGCTGCGCGCCGACCGCCGCCGGCTGACCGTGCTCACGGCGTACGCCCGCAAGCCGCGCGTCTTCGACGAGGCGGCCACCCGGGTCGGCCGGCTGTTCACCGCGCACGTCAGCCTCGCCCTGGACTCGGCCACCGTACGGGAGCAGCTGACGGAGGCCATGCGGACCCGGGACCTGATCGGGCAGGCCACCGGGATCCTGATGGAGCGCATGACCATGGACGCGGCGGAGGCCTTCGAGTCCCTGGTGAAGGCCTCGCAGCGGGAGAACATCAAGTTGCGCGACCTCGCCCGCCGCATCGTCGATGCGAACAACGCCACATGA
- a CDS encoding response regulator transcription factor — translation MTTTSPQGRTELLRPDGSPVRVLVVDDELSITELLSMALRYEGWQIRSAGDGTGALQTARDFRPDAVVLDMMLPDMDGLAVLGRLRRELPDVPVLFLTAKDAVEDRIAGLTAGGDDYVTKPFSLEEVVARLRGLIRRSGAADRRSDSVLVVGDLTLDEDSHEVSRAGENIHLTATEFELLRFLMRNPRRVLSKAQILDRVWSYDFGGQANVVELYISYLRRKIDAGREPMIHTRRGAGYLIKPAVS, via the coding sequence ATGACCACGACCTCGCCCCAGGGGCGCACCGAACTGCTGAGGCCGGACGGGAGCCCCGTCCGCGTGCTGGTGGTGGACGACGAGCTGTCGATCACCGAACTGCTGTCCATGGCCCTGCGCTACGAGGGCTGGCAGATCCGCAGTGCCGGTGACGGCACGGGTGCCCTCCAGACCGCCCGTGACTTCCGGCCCGACGCCGTCGTCCTCGACATGATGCTGCCGGACATGGACGGGCTGGCCGTCCTGGGGCGGCTGCGGCGTGAGCTGCCGGACGTGCCGGTGCTGTTCCTGACGGCGAAGGACGCCGTGGAGGACCGGATCGCGGGCCTGACCGCGGGCGGCGACGACTACGTCACCAAGCCGTTCAGCCTCGAAGAGGTCGTGGCGCGGCTGCGCGGGCTCATCCGCCGCTCCGGTGCCGCCGACCGGCGGTCCGACTCCGTGCTGGTCGTCGGTGACCTCACCCTCGACGAGGACAGCCACGAGGTCTCGCGGGCCGGGGAGAACATCCACCTCACCGCCACCGAGTTCGAGCTGCTGCGCTTCCTGATGCGCAACCCGCGGCGCGTGCTCAGCAAGGCGCAGATCCTCGACCGTGTGTGGTCCTACGACTTCGGCGGCCAGGCCAATGTGGTCGAGCTCTACATCTCCTACCTGCGGCGCAAGATCGACGCGGGGCGCGAGCCGATGATCCACACCCGGCGGGGAGCCGGTTATCTGATCAAGCCCGCGGTGTCATGA
- a CDS encoding PPOX class F420-dependent oxidoreductase, which produces MAPNIATNQAVSLDELLDFVRPRHRAVLLTRRGDGSPQASPLTCGVDDSGRIVVSTYPERAKTRNAKRDERVSLLVLSDDWNGPWVQVDGTAEVLDSPESVEPLVEYYRNIAGEHPDWDEYREAMVKQGKSIIRVTPERWGPVATGGFPARLASPDA; this is translated from the coding sequence ATGGCACCGAACATCGCGACGAACCAGGCTGTTTCCCTCGACGAGTTGCTGGACTTCGTACGGCCCCGGCACCGGGCCGTGCTGCTGACGCGGCGCGGGGACGGCTCTCCGCAGGCCTCTCCGCTCACCTGCGGGGTCGACGACTCGGGCCGGATCGTCGTCTCCACCTACCCCGAGCGGGCCAAGACCCGTAACGCCAAGCGGGACGAGCGGGTGAGCCTGCTCGTGCTGAGCGACGACTGGAACGGGCCGTGGGTGCAGGTGGACGGGACCGCCGAGGTGCTCGACTCCCCCGAGTCCGTGGAGCCCTTGGTGGAGTACTACCGGAACATCGCCGGCGAGCACCCCGACTGGGACGAGTACCGGGAGGCGATGGTCAAGCAGGGCAAGTCGATCATCCGGGTCACGCCGGAGCGGTGGGGGCCGGTCGCCACGGGCGGTTTCCCGGCGCGGTTGGCTTCGCCGGACGCGTGA
- a CDS encoding ArnT family glycosyltransferase, translated as MTTHTDRPTPPGPTGPTAWDPPTASGDTAVQAPMTPTNPTSPPGPTAPEAGEPRQPVVRRLWRGCPEDPRWARPAFLGLLLATTLLYLYNLSASGYANSFYSAAVQAGSQSWKAFFFGSLDASNAITVDKPPASLWPMELSVRIFGLNSWAILAPEVLMGVGTVAVVYASVRRRFSPAAGLIAGGTLALTPVAALMFRFNNPDAMLALLMALACYLVVRALEDGRTKWLVWAGVAIGFAFLAKTLQAFLILPPLAIVYAVCAPVPVRRRLGQLAAATLALVVSGGWWVAIVELWPASSRPYIGGSQNNSFLELTFGYNGLGRLNGEETGSVGGGGGGGGGTGQWGETGWDRMFNSEIGGQISWLLPAALILLVAGLWATRRAGRTSVTRGAFLVWGGSLLMTMVVFSYMAGIFHQYYTVALAPYLAVVIGMGAGLLWEKRAEMWASLTLAASVVAAASWSYVLLDRTSDYLPWLKWLVLIGGLAAALGLIFAGRLDRRLALAAASLGLVAALAGPTAYTLSTLQEGHTGSIVTAGPAGASMMGGGPGGGRGGGGGGFPGGGQNQQNGNAQGQQGNGNGLPGGTGGGGFGGAMPGQNGTSPGTPQGNGTTQNQQGGMPGGMGERGGMGGGGGVGGLLNGASVTDEAKKLLETDAGRYTWAAAAIGAQNAASYQLATGDPVMAIGGFNGTDPSPTLAQFKEYVADGRIHYFISSGSSGSGGSGGGTGGSSTGTSSQITTWIEANFKKVTVGSATFYDLTQKTSG; from the coding sequence ATGACCACCCACACCGACCGTCCGACCCCGCCGGGCCCCACGGGCCCCACGGCCTGGGACCCACCGACAGCCAGTGGCGATACGGCGGTCCAGGCCCCGATGACGCCGACAAACCCCACAAGTCCCCCGGGCCCCACGGCTCCCGAGGCCGGCGAGCCCCGGCAGCCCGTCGTCCGCAGACTGTGGCGGGGCTGCCCCGAGGACCCCCGCTGGGCACGCCCCGCGTTCCTCGGCCTGCTCCTCGCCACCACCCTTCTCTACCTCTACAACCTGAGCGCCTCCGGGTACGCCAACTCCTTCTACTCGGCGGCCGTCCAGGCAGGCAGCCAGTCCTGGAAGGCGTTCTTCTTCGGCTCGCTGGACGCGAGCAACGCCATCACCGTCGACAAGCCCCCGGCCTCTCTGTGGCCGATGGAGCTGTCGGTCAGGATCTTCGGCCTCAACTCCTGGGCGATCCTGGCCCCCGAGGTCCTGATGGGCGTCGGCACGGTGGCCGTGGTCTACGCGTCCGTGCGCCGCCGGTTCAGCCCCGCGGCCGGCCTGATCGCGGGCGGGACCCTCGCGCTGACCCCGGTCGCGGCGCTGATGTTCCGGTTCAACAACCCGGACGCGATGCTGGCGCTGCTGATGGCGCTGGCCTGCTACCTCGTCGTCCGCGCCCTGGAGGACGGCCGGACGAAGTGGCTGGTGTGGGCCGGTGTCGCGATCGGCTTCGCGTTCCTCGCCAAGACCCTCCAGGCCTTCCTGATCCTGCCGCCGCTGGCGATCGTGTACGCGGTCTGCGCGCCGGTGCCGGTGCGCAGGCGCTTGGGCCAGCTGGCCGCGGCCACCCTCGCCCTGGTCGTCTCCGGCGGCTGGTGGGTCGCGATCGTCGAACTGTGGCCCGCCTCCTCCCGCCCCTACATCGGTGGTTCGCAGAACAACTCCTTCCTTGAACTGACCTTCGGCTACAACGGCCTGGGCCGCCTCAACGGCGAGGAGACCGGCTCCGTCGGAGGCGGAGGCGGCGGTGGCGGCGGCACCGGTCAGTGGGGCGAGACCGGCTGGGACCGGATGTTCAACTCCGAGATCGGCGGCCAGATCTCCTGGCTGCTCCCGGCCGCGCTGATCCTGCTGGTCGCGGGCCTGTGGGCCACGCGCAGGGCGGGCCGGACCTCCGTCACCCGCGGCGCGTTCCTGGTCTGGGGCGGCTCGCTGCTGATGACCATGGTCGTCTTCAGCTACATGGCGGGCATCTTCCACCAGTACTACACGGTGGCCCTCGCCCCCTACCTGGCGGTCGTGATCGGCATGGGCGCGGGTCTGCTGTGGGAGAAGCGGGCCGAGATGTGGGCCTCCCTCACCCTCGCGGCCTCCGTCGTGGCGGCCGCGTCCTGGAGCTACGTCCTGCTCGACCGCACCTCCGATTACCTGCCCTGGCTGAAGTGGTTGGTCCTGATCGGCGGCCTGGCCGCCGCGCTCGGCCTGATCTTCGCCGGCCGTCTCGACCGGCGACTCGCCCTCGCGGCGGCCTCCCTGGGCCTGGTCGCCGCCCTCGCCGGTCCGACCGCGTACACCCTCAGCACCCTCCAGGAGGGCCACACCGGCTCCATCGTCACGGCCGGTCCGGCCGGCGCGAGCATGATGGGCGGCGGTCCCGGTGGCGGCCGCGGCGGGGGTGGCGGTGGCTTCCCGGGCGGCGGCCAGAACCAGCAGAACGGCAACGCGCAGGGGCAGCAGGGCAACGGCAACGGCCTCCCCGGTGGCACGGGCGGCGGCGGCTTCGGCGGCGCCATGCCGGGCCAGAACGGCACCTCCCCGGGCACCCCCCAGGGCAACGGCACCACCCAGAACCAGCAGGGCGGCATGCCCGGCGGCATGGGTGAACGCGGCGGCATGGGCGGCGGAGGCGGTGTCGGCGGCCTGCTCAACGGCGCCAGTGTCACCGACGAGGCCAAGAAGCTGCTGGAGACCGACGCCGGCCGGTACACCTGGGCGGCCGCGGCCATCGGCGCCCAGAACGCCGCGAGCTACCAACTCGCCACCGGCGACCCGGTGATGGCGATCGGCGGCTTCAACGGCACCGACCCGTCCCCGACGCTCGCCCAGTTCAAGGAGTACGTGGCGGACGGCAGGATCCACTACTTCATCTCCAGTGGATCCAGTGGATCCGGCGGCTCCGGCGGCGGTACGGGCGGCAGCAGCACCGGCACGTCCTCGCAGATCACCACCTGGATCGAGGCCAACTTCAAGAAGGTCACGGTCGGTTCGGCCACCTTCTACGACCTGACCCAGAAGACGAGCGGCTGA
- a CDS encoding TetR/AcrR family transcriptional regulator, with protein sequence MANAGRQQAGSRTSVWLQGKARRSGRGGGQPSGLDRERITEVSVRLLDTEGLAKFSMRRLAAELNVTAMSVYWYVDTKDDLLELALDRVMAEMGLPDATADEDWRDQLRVLAQEYRTMLVRHPWVSPLVGRFLNIGPHHLAFARTVQQVIRRTGLPVHRVTGAISAVFQFVYGYGTIEGHFHTRVTDTGMTPDEYFRTSLDDFSGVAEASEVLQESAEIMRARGGDTVQEMMDRDFTFALELLVAGIEAMVTRGE encoded by the coding sequence ATGGCGAACGCAGGCCGGCAGCAGGCCGGGAGCCGGACCAGTGTCTGGCTCCAGGGCAAGGCGCGCCGGAGCGGGCGGGGCGGCGGGCAGCCGTCGGGGCTGGACCGGGAGCGCATCACCGAGGTGAGCGTGCGGCTGCTGGACACGGAGGGCCTGGCCAAGTTCTCGATGCGGCGGCTGGCCGCGGAGCTGAACGTGACCGCGATGTCCGTCTACTGGTACGTCGACACCAAGGACGACCTGCTCGAACTCGCCCTGGACAGGGTCATGGCGGAGATGGGGCTGCCCGACGCGACGGCGGACGAGGACTGGCGCGACCAACTGCGCGTCCTGGCCCAGGAGTACCGGACCATGCTGGTCCGTCACCCCTGGGTGTCCCCGCTGGTCGGACGGTTCCTCAACATCGGCCCCCACCACCTGGCCTTCGCGCGCACCGTCCAGCAGGTCATCCGCAGGACCGGCCTGCCCGTCCACCGCGTCACCGGCGCCATCTCGGCCGTCTTCCAGTTCGTCTACGGCTACGGCACCATCGAGGGCCATTTCCACACGCGCGTCACCGACACGGGCATGACCCCCGACGAGTACTTCCGCACCTCTCTGGACGACTTCTCGGGCGTGGCCGAAGCCTCCGAAGTCCTCCAGGAGTCCGCCGAGATCATGCGGGCCCGGGGCGGCGACACGGTCCAGGAGATGATGGACCGGGACTTCACCTTCGCCCTGGAACTCCTGGTGGCGGGCATCGAGGCGATGGTGACAAGGGGAGAGTGA
- a CDS encoding bifunctional glycosyltransferase family 2/GtrA family protein: MRTDSSPGTLPAREHLPAGDAGTPVLDVVIPVYNEEKDLQPCVLRLHDHLRRTFPYAFRITIADNASTDTTPQVSRRLEAEIPEVRAFRLEQKGRGRALRTVWSASDAPILAYMDVDLSTDLNALLPLVAPLISGHSDLAIGSRLARSSRVVRGPKREFISRAYNLILRGSLQARFSDAQCGFKAIRRDVARLLLPLVEDTGWFFDTEMLVLAERAGLRIHEVPVDWVDDPDSTVHIVKTATDDLKGVWRVGKALAGGSLPLDRLARPFGDDPRDREIKDVPKGLARQLVGFCVVGGLSTLFYLLLYSVFRQFGGSQLANALALLVSAVANTAANRRLTFGVRGRGGAVRHQAQGLVVFGIGLALTSGSLAALNAATSDPAHSTELAVLIAANLAATVLRFLLFRAWVFPDRREDGTPSTVAASLASHAPSSHAPASYAPSSQTYATVPPAQPYRHHAYAPLPQRPTTTPTRGNDS; the protein is encoded by the coding sequence ATGCGAACCGATTCTTCTCCCGGCACCCTGCCGGCGCGGGAGCACCTCCCGGCCGGCGACGCCGGTACGCCTGTCCTGGACGTAGTGATCCCCGTCTACAACGAGGAGAAGGACCTCCAGCCGTGTGTGCTGAGACTGCACGACCATCTCCGGCGCACGTTCCCCTACGCGTTCCGCATCACGATCGCGGACAACGCGTCGACGGACACCACCCCCCAGGTGTCCCGGCGGCTGGAGGCGGAGATCCCGGAGGTGAGGGCCTTCCGGCTGGAGCAGAAGGGCCGCGGCCGGGCGCTCAGGACCGTCTGGTCCGCCTCGGACGCCCCGATCCTCGCCTACATGGACGTGGACCTGTCCACCGACCTCAACGCCCTGCTGCCGCTGGTGGCCCCGCTGATCTCGGGCCACTCCGACCTGGCGATCGGCTCCCGGCTCGCCCGTAGCTCCCGGGTGGTGCGCGGGCCGAAGCGGGAGTTCATCAGCCGGGCCTACAACCTCATCCTGCGCGGCTCCCTCCAGGCCCGCTTCTCCGACGCGCAGTGCGGCTTCAAGGCCATCCGCCGCGATGTCGCCCGGCTGCTGCTGCCGCTGGTGGAGGACACCGGCTGGTTCTTCGACACCGAGATGCTGGTGCTCGCCGAGCGTGCGGGACTGCGGATCCACGAAGTGCCCGTCGACTGGGTCGACGACCCGGACTCCACCGTCCACATCGTGAAGACGGCGACCGACGACCTCAAGGGCGTGTGGCGGGTGGGCAAGGCGCTGGCCGGCGGTTCGCTGCCGCTGGACCGGCTCGCCCGGCCCTTCGGCGACGATCCGCGCGACCGCGAGATCAAGGACGTACCGAAGGGGCTGGCCCGTCAGCTCGTCGGGTTCTGTGTCGTCGGCGGTCTGTCGACCCTCTTCTATCTGCTGCTGTACAGCGTCTTCCGGCAGTTCGGCGGCTCGCAGCTCGCCAACGCGCTCGCGCTGCTGGTCTCGGCGGTCGCGAACACCGCCGCCAACCGGCGGCTGACCTTCGGGGTGCGCGGGCGGGGCGGCGCCGTCCGGCACCAGGCGCAGGGCCTGGTCGTCTTCGGTATCGGTCTCGCGCTGACCAGTGGCTCCCTGGCCGCCCTGAACGCGGCGACCTCCGACCCGGCCCACTCCACCGAGCTGGCGGTGCTGATCGCCGCCAACCTGGCCGCGACGGTCCTGCGGTTCCTGCTCTTCCGCGCCTGGGTCTTCCCGGACCGCCGCGAGGACGGCACACCGTCGACGGTGGCCGCCTCCCTCGCCTCGCACGCCCCCTCCTCGCATGCCCCCGCCTCGTACGCCCCCTCCTCTCAGACCTACGCCACGGTGCCGCCCGCGCAGCCCTACCGGCACCACGCCTACGCGCCGCTGCCGCAGCGCCCGACGACGACACCGACCCGAGGGAACGACTCCTGA
- a CDS encoding sensor histidine kinase: MSGRRRPRAQKRPGKPRTLRARLVVASVVLIAVVCAVIGTVTTLALRSHLYDQLGDQVFDAGKRLAGPPFGKEDDKEDDKADDKLVTGQDRLDGFVTYGPTQLKTVAAKVGSDGTISKAVVAEQASDDTRQRMTATPLSAAQRAVFADVPTTGKHTVTIPGLGDYLVMYVQGNDGSAYYVALPTTTVDSTVNTLVIVELSVTAAGLGAAVIAGYVLVGVATRPLRRVAATATRVSELPLHTGEVNLSERVPEAECDPHTEVGQVGAALNRMLDHVHGALHARQQSETRVRQFVADASHELRTPLASIRGYAELTRRGREEVGPDTRHSLGRIESEAGRMTLLVEDLLLLARLDAGRPLQFEQTDLIPLVVDTISDARAAGTEHNWRLDLPDEPALVSGDAARLQQVLINLLGNARKHTPAGTTVTARVQRRGPWMCVDVEDNGQGIPDDLLPHVFERFARGDSARSRATGSTGLGLAIVQAVATAHGGAVTVDSAPGRTVFTLHLPAVGPVTPRPAPETNWQSHSQAQHSAAIWVQQGA, translated from the coding sequence ATGAGCGGACGACGACGGCCGCGTGCGCAGAAGCGTCCAGGCAAGCCCCGCACCCTGCGGGCCCGGCTCGTCGTCGCGTCGGTGGTGCTGATCGCGGTGGTCTGCGCGGTGATCGGCACGGTGACGACACTGGCCCTGCGGTCCCATCTGTACGACCAGTTGGGCGATCAGGTCTTCGACGCCGGGAAGCGTCTCGCGGGACCTCCGTTCGGCAAGGAGGACGACAAGGAGGACGACAAGGCGGACGACAAGCTCGTCACGGGCCAGGACCGGCTCGACGGCTTCGTCACCTACGGACCGACGCAGCTGAAGACGGTGGCCGCGAAGGTCGGTTCCGACGGCACGATCTCCAAGGCGGTCGTCGCCGAGCAGGCGTCCGACGACACCCGCCAGCGGATGACGGCCACGCCGCTGAGCGCGGCCCAGCGTGCCGTGTTCGCCGATGTGCCCACGACCGGCAAGCACACCGTGACCATCCCCGGCCTCGGTGACTACCTCGTCATGTACGTGCAGGGCAATGACGGCTCCGCCTACTACGTGGCCCTGCCGACCACCACGGTCGACAGCACCGTCAACACCCTCGTCATCGTCGAGCTCAGCGTCACCGCTGCGGGTCTCGGCGCCGCCGTCATCGCCGGATACGTCCTCGTGGGCGTCGCCACCCGCCCCCTGCGCAGGGTCGCCGCGACCGCCACCCGGGTCTCCGAACTCCCCCTGCACACCGGCGAGGTGAACCTCAGCGAGCGGGTGCCCGAGGCGGAGTGCGATCCGCACACCGAGGTCGGCCAGGTCGGGGCCGCGCTCAACCGGATGCTGGACCACGTCCACGGCGCGCTGCACGCACGGCAGCAGAGCGAGACACGGGTACGGCAGTTCGTGGCGGACGCCAGCCATGAGCTGCGCACCCCGCTCGCCTCCATCCGCGGCTACGCCGAACTCACCAGACGCGGCCGGGAGGAGGTCGGGCCGGACACCCGGCACTCCCTGGGCCGTATCGAGTCCGAGGCCGGCCGTATGACCCTGCTCGTCGAGGATCTTCTGCTGCTGGCGCGGCTCGACGCCGGGCGGCCCCTCCAGTTCGAGCAGACGGATCTGATCCCGCTGGTCGTGGACACCATCAGCGACGCCCGCGCGGCCGGTACGGAGCACAACTGGCGCCTGGACCTGCCCGACGAACCGGCGCTCGTCTCCGGGGACGCGGCGCGCCTTCAGCAGGTGCTCATCAACCTGCTGGGCAACGCCCGCAAACACACCCCCGCGGGGACGACGGTCACCGCGCGCGTGCAGCGGCGCGGCCCCTGGATGTGCGTGGACGTCGAGGACAACGGCCAGGGCATCCCGGACGACCTGCTCCCGCATGTCTTCGAACGGTTCGCGCGCGGTGACTCGGCGCGTTCCCGGGCCACCGGCTCGACCGGTCTGGGCCTGGCGATCGTGCAGGCCGTGGCGACCGCGCACGGCGGTGCCGTGACCGTGGACAGCGCTCCGGGACGGACCGTCTTCACGCTCCACCTGCCCGCGGTGGGTCCCGTGACGCCCCGTCCGGCGCCCGAAACCAACTGGCAATCGCACTCACAGGCACAGCACAGCGCCGCCATATGGGTGCAACAGGGGGCTTGA